A region from the Candidatus Gracilibacteria bacterium genome encodes:
- a CDS encoding site-specific DNA-methyltransferase, with amino-acid sequence MPSFHFKGKAFLQNYHHSVKFHKLTPMEDKGTIKKPSLSDNLLVQGDNLKVLKALLPTHAGKVKCIYIDPPYNTGKENWVYNDNVASPMIQEWLGKVVAKDDLTRHDKWCCMMYPRLTLLREFLKPDGVIFVSIDSNEIHHLRMMMDEIFGEENFIAIVPREMKKGANRGTHFAPAVDYVLCYAKNIESVPEFFMPLDEEYINSFKYDDDDGRGKYKKVALYEPTLDYYKNCRYEITCPDGSKITTPERKSFRCNKESFERLFAENSIIIEEKPSKLIDKNDKPTKWNVYTKLFLNAMKEKGRRPSDIVLNKINAKGTKVLTDLGLNFNFSKPVELIAFLLSIIENPNNDNKEDTIILDSFAGSGTTAHAVLALNKEDGGNRKFILVECEDYADKITGERIRRVIKGVPDAKDEALQKGLGGSFSYYKLGKELEVDKILEGTDLPSYEELARYALFTATGENWKESKMKQDEYYIGSSSTFEVYMLYAPDKKKLKELALNLDFAIKSQKRFPNKQKLIFAPACFMEEYHLKEYGIRFAQLPFEIYRMAE; translated from the coding sequence ATGCCAAGTTTTCACTTTAAAGGGAAAGCATTCCTTCAAAATTATCACCATTCGGTGAAATTCCATAAGCTAACCCCCATGGAGGACAAAGGCACAATCAAAAAGCCTAGCCTAAGCGACAACTTACTCGTTCAAGGTGATAACTTGAAGGTTCTCAAAGCACTCCTTCCCACTCATGCTGGCAAAGTGAAGTGCATCTACATCGACCCGCCTTACAACACGGGAAAAGAAAATTGGGTGTACAACGACAATGTAGCTTCACCAATGATCCAAGAGTGGCTGGGTAAAGTTGTGGCTAAGGACGACCTAACGCGGCATGACAAATGGTGTTGCATGATGTACCCACGACTCACCCTCCTTAGGGAATTTCTGAAACCTGACGGAGTGATTTTCGTTAGCATAGACAGTAATGAAATCCACCATCTGCGCATGATGATGGACGAAATTTTTGGTGAAGAGAATTTTATTGCCATAGTCCCACGAGAAATGAAGAAAGGGGCGAATCGAGGCACACATTTTGCTCCAGCAGTAGATTATGTCCTTTGTTATGCCAAAAACATTGAGTCGGTTCCCGAGTTTTTCATGCCTCTTGATGAAGAGTACATCAATTCTTTCAAATACGATGACGACGATGGACGTGGCAAATACAAAAAAGTGGCACTATATGAACCGACACTCGATTACTACAAAAATTGTCGGTATGAAATAACCTGTCCCGATGGTTCAAAAATCACAACTCCAGAACGAAAGTCTTTCAGGTGTAATAAAGAAAGTTTCGAGAGGCTTTTTGCTGAGAACTCAATCATTATTGAGGAAAAGCCCAGCAAATTGATTGATAAAAATGACAAGCCAACGAAGTGGAATGTTTACACAAAACTCTTTCTTAACGCAATGAAAGAGAAGGGGCGCAGACCATCCGATATAGTTCTCAATAAAATCAATGCCAAAGGAACAAAGGTTTTAACTGATTTGGGGCTAAACTTTAATTTTTCCAAACCAGTTGAATTGATAGCCTTTCTGCTCTCAATTATTGAAAATCCAAACAATGACAATAAGGAGGACACTATAATTCTCGATTCATTTGCAGGTTCAGGAACTACCGCTCACGCGGTCCTTGCTTTGAATAAGGAAGACGGCGGGAATCGTAAATTCATTTTGGTGGAGTGTGAAGACTATGCGGATAAAATTACGGGGGAGCGGATTCGTAGAGTCATCAAGGGCGTGCCAGATGCAAAAGATGAAGCTCTTCAAAAAGGTCTTGGCGGTTCGTTTTCATACTACAAACTCGGCAAAGAACTTGAGGTGGACAAGATTCTTGAAGGCACAGACTTACCCAGCTATGAAGAGCTGGCACGCTATGCTTTATTCACCGCCACAGGAGAAAATTGGAAGGAGTCCAAAATGAAGCAGGATGAGTACTACATCGGTTCATCTAGCACCTTTGAGGTATACATGCTCTACGCTCCCGACAAAAAAAAGCTTAAGGAGCTGGCTCTTAATTTGGACTTTGCCATAAAATCTCAAAAACGCTTCCCGAACAAACAGAAGCTCATTTTTGCTCCCGCCTGTTTCATGGAAGAGTACCACCTCAAAGAATACGGCATCCGTTTTGCTCAACTCCCTTTTGAAATTTATCGAATGGCTGAATAA
- a CDS encoding S-layer homology domain-containing protein: MKKIIYFLAGAITCFSLTAFASSGFTDEADFADWFSDSVARMQFNGIMTGYPDGSFMPEDNVNRAQLAVILDRYSTTIVGEELLMETPICTMEVVKGIEITVMDQEGNRVSNATVQTEDELVLTEESDGDYVMYEGEEGYYDITIEKFGYRTYTETIKLERETCHAITQHRTITLIETLPIL, translated from the coding sequence ATGAAAAAAATAATTTATTTTTTGGCAGGAGCTATCACCTGCTTTAGCCTTACGGCTTTTGCTTCTTCCGGTTTTACGGATGAAGCCGATTTTGCGGACTGGTTTTCGGATTCCGTAGCAAGGATGCAATTCAACGGGATCATGACCGGCTATCCGGACGGATCATTTATGCCCGAGGATAATGTCAACCGCGCACAACTGGCCGTTATCCTGGATCGCTATTCGACAACCATTGTGGGAGAAGAATTGTTGATGGAAACTCCGATATGCACCATGGAAGTGGTCAAAGGTATTGAAATCACAGTCATGGACCAAGAAGGAAATCGAGTGAGCAACGCCACGGTTCAAACGGAAGATGAGCTTGTGTTGACCGAAGAATCGGATGGGGATTATGTGATGTATGAAGGCGAAGAAGGATATTATGACATCACCATCGAAAAATTCGGATATAGAACTTATACGGAAACCATTAAATTGGAACGAGAGACTTGCCATGCCATAACTCAGCATAGGACGATCACGTTAATCGAAACTCTCCCAATTCTTTAG
- a CDS encoding four helix bundle protein encodes MSSLPIINKSYELYKQFTDVNDHLMKRWRLSLGTSIEESILTLLEQLIMTKNAPKPMKAAMLLKASGTLEVLTLKIRLLLEKKLVNETCVFQLQAQTQEIGRMLGGWLKSSQSQ; translated from the coding sequence ATGAGTTCACTTCCCATCATCAATAAAAGTTATGAGCTATACAAGCAGTTTACAGACGTGAACGACCACCTGATGAAACGGTGGCGCTTGAGCCTTGGCACAAGCATTGAAGAGAGCATTCTCACGTTGCTTGAGCAGCTTATAATGACTAAAAATGCTCCTAAACCTATGAAGGCTGCCATGCTTTTGAAAGCGAGCGGCACTTTGGAGGTGCTAACCCTAAAAATACGCCTTCTGCTTGAAAAAAAGCTGGTGAATGAAACTTGTGTATTCCAACTGCAAGCACAAACCCAAGAAATCGGTAGAATGCTTGGAGGATGGCTCAAGTCCTCACAAAGCCAGTAG
- a CDS encoding DEAD/DEAH box helicase — MPPFNNHRRFNNKSSNSRGSFFRPRNKSAGKKMRGEHIDVSRFIKKSSPFKIATPPIIEHTFADFGFCPQLQKNLETREYLTPTPIQDQSIEHTMQGRDLIGLANTGTGKTAAFLLPMIHKCFRDRDQKVLIIAPTRELAIQIDDEFQKFTGSLNLYSAICVGGSPIHLQIKQLRRRPHFVIGTPGRLNDLKKRGLIHFSVFQNIILDEIDRMLDMGFVEEIKRMLAEMPKQRQSLFFSATMPPKIKALAQQFLVDPITIKVSNGEAAGNIDQDVIRVNKYAKFDKLKDLLGTDDLKKVLIFSETKRDVERLTEDLTRDGFKADSIHGDKRQRERERALWKFKENHVQILVATDVAARGLDINNVTHVINYTIPQTYDDYIHRIGRTGRCDKKGFALTFVESY, encoded by the coding sequence ATGCCCCCATTCAACAATCATCGTCGTTTCAATAATAAATCCTCAAACAGTCGAGGCTCCTTTTTTCGTCCAAGGAACAAATCCGCAGGGAAAAAAATGCGAGGCGAACACATTGATGTTTCTCGATTTATAAAAAAATCATCCCCCTTCAAAATAGCAACCCCGCCCATCATTGAACATACATTCGCCGATTTTGGATTTTGCCCTCAATTACAAAAAAACTTGGAAACTCGAGAATATCTCACTCCAACACCGATTCAAGACCAATCCATTGAACACACCATGCAGGGCCGGGATCTCATCGGACTCGCCAACACCGGGACCGGAAAAACAGCCGCCTTTTTACTCCCCATGATCCATAAATGTTTCCGAGACAGAGATCAAAAAGTATTAATCATCGCTCCCACCCGAGAGCTCGCCATTCAAATCGATGATGAATTTCAAAAATTCACAGGTTCTCTCAATCTTTATTCCGCCATTTGCGTGGGAGGCTCTCCGATTCATCTTCAAATAAAACAATTAAGACGTCGTCCTCATTTTGTCATCGGAACCCCCGGTCGACTCAATGATCTTAAAAAACGAGGCCTGATTCATTTTTCCGTATTCCAAAATATCATTCTCGACGAAATCGACCGCATGTTGGACATGGGTTTTGTGGAAGAAATCAAACGCATGCTCGCAGAAATGCCCAAGCAAAGACAATCTTTGTTTTTCTCGGCCACTATGCCTCCAAAAATCAAAGCCTTAGCTCAACAATTTCTCGTCGATCCGATAACGATTAAAGTCTCCAACGGAGAAGCGGCCGGAAACATCGACCAAGACGTTATACGTGTAAATAAATACGCCAAATTCGACAAATTAAAAGACTTACTCGGCACCGATGATCTCAAAAAAGTCCTCATTTTCTCAGAAACCAAACGAGACGTGGAACGATTGACTGAAGATTTGACTCGAGACGGATTCAAGGCCGACTCCATTCATGGGGACAAACGCCAACGAGAACGGGAACGAGCGCTTTGGAAATTCAAAGAAAATCACGTACAAATCCTGGTGGCCACCGATGTGGCGGCACGAGGCCTGGACATCAACAACGTAACGCACGTCATCAACTACACAATCCCTCAAACCTACGACGACTACATCCATCGCATTGGCCGAACCGGCAGATGCGACAAAAAAGGATTCGCCTTAACCTTTGTGGAAAGCTATTAA
- a CDS encoding recombinase family protein, with protein MQEENPNYRYFLYARKSQESEERQALSIDSQKEKASSLFPHLKIVELLEESKSAFKPYERTVFYQMIERIKAGEADGIIAWHPDRLSRNEIDAATITYMVRTGGIKDLKFGSYSYDNSPEGIMMLQMALSQSQYFSAKLSKDVKRGLRDKLQMGIRPNRAAQGWLNDYISPKGMKTISVDKKRFPVLRKCWDLMLTGSYTPPQILEKLNDEWGYRTPQTKKMGGKPQSRSGIYKMFSNRFYSGLIKHQDGSWEKGTHTPMVTLEEYDRVQRLLGKKGNPRAKEYDFCFKPLLVCGECEGTVTAELKKKAIKSTGDIKEYTFYHCTHSKKDVNCKQRSIEEEELKKAMKAEMASYTILPQFKDWAIEMLNKYNDSEIQQRSKIHEMQSSAVLKTQNEIDALTQMRFRNLIDDEEYLRQKTQLQAKLAKFKEELGDTEHRAENWLELTEKTFEFISYAAENFQLEDFEGRRTILNGFGSIFTIRDRKLKMQPHEWLVPIGDHYKELEKEYLCLEPAERACQSGESAALDSIRLRWRRGRDSNPRSR; from the coding sequence ATGCAAGAAGAAAATCCAAACTACCGATACTTCCTCTATGCTCGGAAGTCGCAGGAGTCAGAAGAAAGGCAAGCCCTTTCCATTGATTCCCAGAAGGAAAAGGCATCAAGCCTCTTCCCTCACCTCAAGATTGTTGAGCTACTGGAGGAGAGCAAAAGTGCTTTCAAACCCTACGAGCGCACGGTTTTCTACCAGATGATCGAGCGCATCAAAGCGGGTGAAGCGGACGGCATCATTGCATGGCATCCCGACAGACTTTCCCGTAATGAAATCGACGCTGCCACCATCACCTACATGGTCCGTACGGGTGGCATCAAAGACTTGAAATTTGGCTCGTACAGCTACGACAACTCACCCGAGGGAATCATGATGCTTCAGATGGCACTCTCTCAATCCCAGTATTTCTCGGCAAAATTGAGCAAAGACGTGAAGCGAGGGCTAAGAGATAAGCTACAGATGGGTATTCGTCCGAACCGAGCCGCACAAGGCTGGCTGAACGACTACATCAGCCCCAAGGGCATGAAGACGATTAGCGTAGATAAAAAGCGTTTCCCTGTACTCCGTAAGTGCTGGGATTTGATGCTAACAGGAAGCTATACGCCTCCTCAAATTTTAGAAAAGCTCAACGACGAATGGGGCTACCGAACACCGCAAACCAAAAAGATGGGCGGTAAGCCTCAAAGCAGAAGTGGCATTTATAAAATGTTCTCCAACCGATTTTACTCTGGCTTAATAAAACATCAGGATGGCAGTTGGGAGAAAGGCACTCACACCCCGATGGTCACGCTGGAAGAGTACGACAGAGTACAACGGCTACTCGGCAAGAAAGGCAATCCACGAGCCAAAGAGTACGACTTCTGCTTCAAGCCCCTGCTTGTGTGCGGAGAGTGTGAGGGAACAGTTACGGCTGAACTCAAGAAGAAAGCCATTAAAAGCACTGGCGATATCAAGGAGTACACTTTCTACCATTGCACTCACAGCAAGAAGGATGTGAACTGCAAGCAACGGTCCATTGAAGAGGAAGAACTCAAAAAAGCTATGAAAGCGGAAATGGCGAGTTATACAATTCTCCCGCAGTTTAAGGATTGGGCGATTGAAATGTTGAACAAGTACAACGACAGCGAAATCCAGCAGCGCAGCAAGATTCACGAGATGCAATCCAGCGCCGTGCTCAAAACCCAGAATGAAATCGACGCTCTTACCCAGATGCGCTTCCGCAACTTAATCGATGACGAGGAATACTTACGACAAAAAACACAACTCCAAGCCAAACTCGCCAAGTTCAAGGAAGAGTTGGGAGATACAGAACATCGAGCCGAGAACTGGCTGGAACTTACGGAAAAGACTTTTGAGTTTATCAGCTATGCTGCCGAGAACTTCCAGCTTGAAGACTTTGAAGGGCGTAGAACCATACTGAATGGTTTCGGTTCAATCTTCACAATCCGCGACAGGAAGCTAAAAATGCAGCCTCACGAGTGGCTTGTACCTATTGGAGACCACTACAAAGAGCTTGAAAAGGAATACCTTTGCTTAGAACCAGCAGAAAGGGCATGCCAAAGCGGCGAAAGTGCTGCTTTGGATTCCATTCGTCTACGCTGGCGGAGAGGGAGGGATTCGAACCCTCGATCCCGCTAG
- a CDS encoding DEAD/DEAH box helicase family protein: protein MLLLKEYQINAKTRMELYFKQLSFHQEKMQSLPEDVVKELGVDYNWAEKAWLNLFPQGTENSSYQNKKTGHDKHCPNFCLKIPTGGGKTLMATYAIELYLEQLRKQKTGFVLWVVPSEQIYSQTLNALKDRSHPYRERLDSISGHRVKIVTKTDRFSPNDVKENLVVLVMMLQSFSRDSMKKGELKFFQDNGKFEEFFPLETNQERQRELYEAFPNLDLENNFNSLLGGKVKTSFGNVVKILEPLIILDEGHKAKTEIAGEAIKECNPSLVCELTATPTEEANVLFSVAGRELEQEDMIKLDLNLIEKDTVEWKNLLNYAAEHLDMLQKKASTYQKETGIYIRPISLIQVEATGKDQRKEGKIHAEDVRDHLISTGQIQPDEIRVKSSSLNELENEDLLSSKSPVRFIITKQALQEGWDCPFAYSLVVLGGSSSKRALTQLVGRVLRQPYARKTKMKELDESYVFCLRDSSKDLVKAIRGGFEYDGMGDLTARIASTSKKTDPDLGERKEQVVRKQYEPTLVEFCLPAFVVQDPTSDDGNRIVDPTLDITPHLDFEDVDLSPLESIHLNKEGKGLEKTVAIGFSREIAEDTEEFLEIVEMRKRVSMRSTLRKSFWVQNILEYVPNPWKAHELVDRALTLLRNKFSLEDIENNQVFLLDELRKILGGAGQSVGEVDRLARKVFMDRMKSDEIRFIPKFNFKKVLTPEYYFEKEARRSMTVKKSLFEPVIDDGLNELEDKAVWRMEDGKDTYWWYRNKAKKDFFLVAWRKNRFYPDFILTLQENSQNSFDKIFLIETKGGHLLGNTDTEYKRELTELYQRVVQKSWSSHEAFPIEPKKTFFKFVEEANLENEMNEIFA, encoded by the coding sequence ATGCTTCTTCTCAAGGAATACCAGATCAACGCCAAGACTAGGATGGAGCTGTATTTCAAACAGCTCTCATTCCATCAGGAAAAAATGCAAAGCCTCCCCGAGGATGTAGTCAAAGAGCTGGGTGTCGACTACAACTGGGCGGAAAAAGCATGGCTGAATTTGTTCCCTCAAGGCACAGAAAACAGTTCCTACCAAAACAAAAAGACGGGGCATGACAAACATTGTCCTAATTTCTGCCTTAAAATCCCCACAGGGGGCGGGAAGACGCTCATGGCAACCTATGCCATAGAACTGTATTTGGAGCAGCTTAGAAAACAAAAAACGGGCTTTGTGCTTTGGGTTGTGCCAAGCGAGCAGATTTACAGCCAAACTTTGAATGCCTTGAAGGACCGCTCTCACCCTTACCGAGAGCGACTGGATTCCATTTCTGGACATCGGGTAAAGATCGTGACGAAAACAGATCGTTTTTCGCCGAATGACGTGAAAGAAAACTTGGTGGTCCTTGTGATGATGCTGCAATCTTTTTCGAGGGACTCGATGAAAAAGGGTGAGCTCAAGTTCTTTCAAGACAATGGCAAGTTTGAGGAGTTCTTTCCTCTTGAAACGAATCAAGAAAGGCAGAGAGAACTCTACGAAGCCTTCCCCAACTTAGACCTTGAAAATAACTTTAACAGCCTGCTCGGTGGCAAAGTGAAAACTTCCTTTGGGAACGTGGTCAAAATTCTTGAACCACTCATCATTTTGGATGAAGGACACAAGGCAAAAACGGAGATTGCGGGTGAAGCCATCAAGGAATGTAATCCGTCACTTGTATGCGAGTTGACCGCCACACCAACCGAAGAAGCCAATGTACTGTTTTCCGTGGCGGGGCGTGAGCTTGAGCAGGAAGACATGATTAAACTGGATCTCAATCTAATTGAAAAGGACACGGTGGAATGGAAGAACCTTCTAAACTATGCAGCCGAGCACCTCGACATGCTACAAAAAAAGGCTTCCACCTACCAAAAAGAAACAGGAATTTACATCCGCCCCATCAGTTTGATTCAGGTGGAAGCAACAGGGAAAGACCAACGGAAGGAGGGCAAAATTCACGCCGAAGATGTGAGAGATCACCTGATTTCTACTGGGCAAATTCAGCCTGACGAAATTCGAGTGAAGAGCAGCTCCCTCAATGAGTTGGAAAACGAAGACCTGCTCTCTTCCAAATCTCCAGTGCGTTTCATCATCACTAAACAGGCTTTACAAGAAGGCTGGGACTGCCCCTTTGCATACTCCCTTGTGGTGCTTGGCGGGTCCAGCTCCAAACGTGCGCTCACACAGCTTGTGGGGCGCGTTTTACGCCAGCCATACGCCCGAAAAACCAAGATGAAAGAGCTGGATGAAAGTTATGTTTTTTGTTTGAGAGATTCTTCCAAGGACTTGGTGAAAGCCATACGAGGCGGTTTTGAATACGACGGCATGGGAGACCTGACGGCTCGTATTGCAAGCACGAGCAAGAAGACCGACCCCGATTTAGGAGAACGAAAAGAACAAGTAGTACGGAAGCAGTATGAACCCACTCTCGTCGAGTTTTGTTTGCCTGCGTTTGTGGTGCAAGACCCCACTTCTGACGATGGCAATCGTATTGTTGACCCCACTTTGGACATCACTCCTCATCTCGATTTTGAAGATGTGGACCTTTCGCCCCTTGAGAGCATCCACCTCAACAAGGAAGGCAAAGGACTTGAGAAAACGGTAGCAATCGGATTCAGCCGTGAAATTGCGGAAGATACCGAAGAGTTTCTTGAAATCGTTGAAATGAGGAAGCGAGTCTCTATGCGGTCCACCTTGCGGAAGAGCTTCTGGGTGCAGAACATTCTTGAGTACGTCCCGAACCCTTGGAAGGCGCATGAACTGGTAGACAGGGCTTTGACCTTGCTCCGAAACAAGTTCTCGCTTGAAGATATAGAAAATAATCAGGTATTTTTGCTGGATGAACTACGGAAGATTTTAGGAGGAGCTGGGCAGAGCGTAGGAGAAGTAGACCGACTGGCTCGCAAGGTGTTTATGGACCGCATGAAAAGTGACGAAATTCGCTTCATACCAAAATTTAACTTCAAGAAGGTTCTCACCCCCGAGTATTACTTTGAAAAAGAGGCTAGACGTAGCATGACCGTGAAGAAAAGCCTTTTTGAACCCGTGATTGACGACGGCTTGAATGAACTTGAAGACAAGGCGGTTTGGCGTATGGAGGACGGCAAAGACACCTACTGGTGGTACAGAAACAAAGCCAAAAAGGACTTCTTTTTGGTGGCGTGGCGAAAGAACCGTTTCTACCCCGATTTCATCCTAACCCTGCAAGAAAATAGCCAGAACAGTTTCGACAAAATCTTCTTGATTGAAACTAAGGGAGGGCATCTTTTAGGAAACACCGACACGGAGTATAAGCGTGAGCTGACGGAACTTTATCAAAGGGTAGTACAGAAGAGCTGGTCCAGCCACGAGGCGTTTCCCATTGAACCAAAAAAGACTTTCTTCAAATTCGTGGAAGAAGCCAACCTTGAAAATGAGATGAACGAAATTTTTGCTTAA
- a CDS encoding helix-turn-helix transcriptional regulator has protein sequence MGGTVHHQSLVLNRRCCEENNFVEKDIAHQFGEYMRNLRINRNLTQEELAGRSEISLKYIQRIEGKKPPNLSLGKLQGLAKGFGVPLWELLKFK, from the coding sequence TTGGGAGGAACTGTACACCATCAATCGTTGGTTCTCAATAGAAGGTGTTGCGAGGAAAATAATTTTGTGGAAAAAGACATCGCACATCAGTTTGGAGAATATATGCGAAATCTCCGCATCAATCGAAACCTCACTCAAGAAGAGTTGGCTGGACGGTCGGAGATCAGCTTGAAATATATTCAAAGAATCGAAGGCAAAAAGCCTCCGAATTTGAGCCTCGGAAAACTTCAAGGACTTGCAAAAGGCTTTGGGGTGCCTCTTTGGGAATTGTTAAAATTTAAGTAA
- a CDS encoding reverse transcriptase/maturase family protein, which yields MGSELIDLGLGSIWNAWFEFRKGKRMSEEMHEFQYYLEVRLFELYQDLNNGIYKHGPYRSFVVCDNKRREISVSSVRDRVVHRLLYNYLIPIWDKTFIYDAWSCRRGKGLLAAIQRTQQFLKAYPRAYVWRADVQKFFDNVDQKVLFELLKRRVKDRKAMLLIREILKSYQSSCVGVGMPIGNLTSQIFSNIYLNELDRFVKHTLQPKAYLRYGDDFLLFEMDLGKLEDMKKATTTFLAAELKLTLHSRNNVLVKASQGLKFLGVELWSSGRRLSKRNKVRIVDRLNLKNVPSYHGVIAKHGGPKLQKWLDWQVHELLG from the coding sequence ATGGGAAGTGAACTCATAGATTTGGGGTTAGGAAGTATATGGAATGCTTGGTTTGAATTTCGCAAAGGGAAGCGCATGAGCGAAGAGATGCACGAATTTCAGTATTATCTGGAGGTACGCTTGTTTGAACTTTATCAAGACCTGAACAACGGAATCTATAAACATGGTCCGTACAGGTCTTTTGTGGTCTGCGACAATAAACGGCGCGAGATTTCGGTATCCTCGGTGAGAGATCGAGTGGTTCATCGCCTCCTTTATAACTACCTTATCCCTATTTGGGACAAGACCTTCATTTACGATGCTTGGTCTTGTAGGAGGGGCAAAGGGCTGCTTGCTGCCATTCAGCGAACCCAACAGTTTCTCAAAGCCTATCCTCGTGCTTATGTTTGGCGAGCCGACGTGCAGAAGTTTTTCGACAATGTAGACCAGAAAGTATTGTTTGAACTCCTCAAGAGGCGTGTAAAAGACCGCAAAGCCATGCTCCTCATCCGTGAAATTCTCAAAAGTTACCAATCTTCCTGTGTAGGCGTGGGTATGCCAATCGGCAACCTCACCAGCCAAATTTTCTCCAACATTTACCTCAACGAACTGGACCGCTTTGTAAAGCATACGCTTCAACCCAAGGCATACCTTCGTTACGGCGATGATTTTCTTTTGTTTGAAATGGATTTGGGAAAATTAGAGGATATGAAGAAAGCCACTACAACCTTTTTAGCCGCCGAATTGAAGCTCACTCTTCACTCGAGAAACAACGTTTTGGTGAAAGCAAGTCAGGGTCTTAAATTTCTTGGTGTAGAGTTGTGGTCTTCGGGCAGAAGGCTCTCCAAAAGGAATAAAGTTCGCATTGTAGATCGTTTGAACCTGAAAAACGTCCCCAGTTACCACGGAGTGATTGCCAAACATGGCGGTCCAAAGCTGCAAAAGTGGCTTGATTGGCAGGTGCATGAACTGTTGGGTTAA
- a CDS encoding site-specific integrase, whose translation MKKSFQNEVMKKQFFIYLKEVKGFSKDSIDAHERAVLLWQESLENKDFSGFGKQQVTSFKDWLASRTNRDGEPLSLVYRYHVLRRLRLFFEWLSMQPHYKSKVNSTVVEYLCLSKKETRMAIQPNKRTIPPIEDVIKVIEAIDVQTEVDQRDRALICFTLLTGARISAVYSLPMKAFDEKTLTVDQDPRFGVKTKFSKRIVTTFFPIEYEQAVQYFLSWYTYLKGKKGFKPDDPIFPQAVVENGEENISYYNTGEVGPIFWNSSNSVRKIFQKRFLDAEIPYYHPHTFRHLVVKEFAKTRLTEEEKKAISQNLGHENTGTTFGSYGYGHIEEERQIDIVKNIKVGEREVEGKFSLTQSDIKALAKALKAEE comes from the coding sequence ATGAAAAAATCGTTCCAAAACGAGGTCATGAAGAAACAATTCTTCATCTACCTAAAAGAAGTCAAAGGCTTCTCCAAAGATTCCATAGATGCTCATGAACGAGCAGTGCTCCTTTGGCAGGAGTCCCTTGAGAACAAGGATTTCTCGGGATTCGGAAAGCAGCAAGTCACAAGTTTTAAGGATTGGCTCGCCAGTCGAACCAACCGTGATGGAGAGCCCCTCTCACTCGTGTACCGCTACCATGTGCTGCGCCGCCTTCGACTTTTCTTTGAGTGGCTTTCTATGCAGCCGCATTACAAGTCCAAAGTCAATTCTACTGTTGTGGAGTATCTGTGTCTCTCGAAGAAGGAAACCCGTATGGCAATTCAACCCAACAAGCGAACCATTCCTCCTATTGAAGATGTTATCAAAGTGATTGAGGCGATAGATGTTCAAACGGAGGTGGACCAGCGAGACCGAGCCTTGATTTGTTTCACTCTTCTTACGGGTGCACGCATTTCTGCTGTTTATAGTCTACCCATGAAAGCCTTCGACGAAAAGACTCTAACAGTAGATCAAGACCCACGCTTTGGGGTGAAGACCAAGTTTTCAAAACGCATTGTAACAACCTTCTTCCCCATCGAGTACGAACAGGCGGTTCAATACTTTTTGAGCTGGTACACATATTTGAAGGGCAAAAAAGGCTTCAAGCCCGATGACCCCATTTTTCCTCAAGCAGTGGTAGAGAATGGGGAGGAAAACATTTCCTACTACAACACAGGGGAGGTTGGACCCATCTTTTGGAATAGTTCCAACTCGGTTCGCAAAATTTTCCAGAAACGATTCCTCGACGCTGAAATTCCCTATTATCATCCGCACACTTTCAGGCACTTGGTGGTCAAAGAGTTCGCCAAGACTCGACTCACCGAAGAAGAGAAGAAAGCCATCAGCCAAAACCTCGGGCATGAGAACACGGGGACTACGTTCGGCTCCTACGGCTACGGGCATATTGAAGAGGAACGCCAGATCGATATCGTGAAGAATATCAAGGTGGGCGAGAGAGAGGTGGAAGGGAAGTTTTCACTTACCCAGTCGGACATCAAAGCCCTCGCAAAGGCACTCAAGGCGGAAGAGTAG